AGAGCATCGGGCGAAGTGGGCCGAGCGAAACTTGGCTCGAGGCGGCGCACTCGCTGGGGCGAGGCCCTACACCACCGTGCCACCCAGGCAGGGCCCTCACGTCACGGTCACGACGATTCGAGATCTCTTCCTCGACCGCGGCCGCTTCCTGACGATGATCTCCACATCCCGATCAAGGCTGTTCAGGAAGCGAGCCAGTCGCTCGAGCGAGAATCCTTCGAGCTTGCCGTTGATGAGGTTCGATACCTTCGGTTGGGTCGTACCCAGGACCTCCGCAGCGGCCTTCTGAGTCAGATGCCGCCCCTTGATGATGTCCGAGATGGCGCTGGCCAGCCGCGCCTTTACGAGAAGCTCCTCGGCATCCGGGAAACCGAGATCCGCGAAGACGTTTCCGCTACTCTCGATCACGGACTCGTCGTCTATCGCGGACATCAATGGTCCTCCTTGTGATGCTCGTAATGCGCTCGCGCCACCTCGTACCGGCGCCGAATCAACTCGATCTCCTGCTTAGGGGTGGCGATGCCCTTCTTCGACTTCTTCCGAAACGAATGCAGCAGGTAGATTCGCGTCGCGAACCGAACCGTGTAGACCAGGCGGTACGTGTCAAAGTCGTGATTTGCGACGATCTCCAGAACCCCCGCGCCAGTCACAACTCCTTTCAGCGGTTTGGTGCCGGCGTCCTCTTTCCTTTCTGAGCCCGAAATAGGGAAAAGCCCACTGCTCGCTGAACATCCGGCGGGAACAACCGTAGGTCACGCAACGACGAGGCAATCCAATGGACCGACTTGAGGTTTCGGTCGGGCACCCTGACTATACCATATTAGATATAATTGGA
Above is a window of Gemmatimonadota bacterium DNA encoding:
- a CDS encoding XRE family transcriptional regulator produces the protein MSAIDDESVIESSGNVFADLGFPDAEELLVKARLASAISDIIKGRHLTQKAAAEVLGTTQPKVSNLINGKLEGFSLERLARFLNSLDRDVEIIVRKRPRSRKRSRIVVTVT